The Rhopalosiphum maidis isolate BTI-1 chromosome 4, ASM367621v3, whole genome shotgun sequence region AAAAATTCATCTTTCAGTGCAATTAGCTCAATATCTAAAAATCAatgtgaaaaaattgaaaaactgtattatttttatattttctgtaaaatttaataattaataatattacttgtaAAACCAGATTGTTTAGGCTTGGTCCCACAGTTGATTTAATCGTTTATcatgcaataaatatttatcaacaacTTTTGATGAATCTCCAGAAACATGAACTTGTGTTTCAAAATTTGTTTGATTAATTTGAGGTTCAGTCTCATCAAAATGATAGCTCAACTTATATCTATCCAAtatacctttaaaatattgagtaataatcaaatcaaataataatttatacatttttacaataataatgatctacagaaaatataaaataaaatacttcaaattatataacaacttAGCTTCAAATTCACTGGCCCATTTAGTTATTTGGGTAattcaatcaataaaaatcaaagtttacagaatatttgactaaaaataaatataatttttaatgttttaatacttgatttagtttttttttcaagcttAATTGAGcagaaataatgtttaaaataacgcCATTaggtagtaatataaaaatattttcaattgcaTACTTGTTAATCAAGTTCTGAATTCTGATTAATAGATTAAGTCTCTAAATTACTATGAAACCTCAAAGaaacttaaaacataaatgatattttaagaattgagACCCAGACAAACTTAGTTTGAGAAAAGTTACAACACAACAAACATGTTACTTTACCTAAAAGCTTTTTTCGGACAATAGATTCCATTTCCCCATCCTTATCTAAGTTTTTGGTTTTGTACATCTTTAGTTCCCGTTCGTCTTCATCGTGAATTCGCAACTCTGATAACAATGATCTCAGTTCTGGTTCTGAACATctctataaattacaaacatattaattagatttacaaatacattgaaataataGTCATCATTAAGTTACCTGTTTAGCTTTGCTccaaactaaatttaatttattaattttgaatggtTTATTAAGGTGTCGAACATTAAACTCTGGTTCATTGTttaaggatattttttttttcaaagtttcATTTTCGTTTGAACGAGAATATGCACTTGCATAATAACAcagtaatagaaaaattaagattatacTTTTTCTCATGGTTccagttattcaaaataaataaaataattaatcagtaTTTAAGTCACTAATATAGTAAACtcgtgaatataattataatggctaaaaaataataaaaatatatcgtattaaaattatgccaGATTTATCGGTTAGGTACagaacaacatttaaaattaatattatttattcaaaatttaaataaaaatatttagtattacctattataatttatcaaaaaataattttatattcataattcatgGCCAAAGAGCAGTAAATTTACTCACCAACTTGTGGAtacgaattaataattacaccgATTTGACGGAGTGGGGATtaccgtaataaaaaaaattgttgataacACGGTTGATAAAcactaaacaattttcaacatgaaatttaatttggaaAGTATAACGAAATGCAATTActctatttattattggtatttgattattaaagttttctgttcagattaatattgaatttaagtttatgttattttgtgattattgtttaattatgtgGTGTCAGTCTTGCAAATGCTTTATCCCtaagaaatatgtaaaacgTACTaagattagtttaaaaaataattcaaaaaccgaattttaatatttaaaaacgctcaaggttaaattatatttgtgttaaaatgaaatttaattatattataatatcatgatgtTTGAGGATAGTTTAATATGGTTTGTGTCTGGTGGACTATTGTTTACTACCGTTATACTGATTGTTGCTTGTATTTGCGGATGTCACAAGTCAATACCAAAGTGagtcatattttatagttataattattgaacttaatttatctattataaactgtgttttatttatatttaaaacagtatAGTAGTAGAtacttgttatatattttatatagtactacttataataattcaatatgcaTGCTCACCttcaatttaatcaaattttaatttttagaatttttaagtttttactgaAAAACCATACTTTCAAATACTATTGCAAGGTTGtatgaaaaattgattattgtaatggtttaataaaattgaatggaCCAATTATGGGTCACTAAGTCATATTAAAGGAACTAATAGTTCAATATTGATCCAAGTTTAGTGATTGTTCATGCAACCCAAAATTAGATTTtcatctatttaaatatataggaaTATTTTGAAGCAATACCAACTTGTCGTAACACATATTGTAGTTTCACTACTCCTGCTCTAGACAAACAACATGaccatagataatataatcgaTTTGTCATGTAAAACATGGTTGACCACCAAAAAAGataagaaaaattgttttattatgaaaaagaagttcttaaataacattaataaatcctaaaaattaattaaaaatttggtatAAATGCTTTCCTTAttagtatttgatttaaataagctAGTAAAATTTAACAGCCTCTTAATAAAAAGTgtaatagaaaattagaatGAAAAAATACTTTGGAATTTCTCTAGACAGCGTTGGTCAAATAGAATCAatgaaaatttgattaaatgcaatcagaaaataataatagaaaatagaatAGATAAAGACAGGTGGAGAAATAtggagaaaaatgtataagagaCAGAAAAAGTTCTTCAAGGGCTGTTAAAAGTTGAAAAGAAGAaagatagtaatttattaacagctcagaaattaaaaaaaaatatctgcaTATTGAGTACTtactagatatattttttattttatatttttgtaaaaccttTTATAAgaactattaaattgtataagtaaCAATAACAACTCATTTAGGTCTTGGTTTAGATACACcagaattttcaaaaagttatCTGCTTAAGCGGATGTCAAATGCagtttgttttctctctctgGTACATGCCCAACATAGACATAACAGATTTAtacagaatcattttttttttttatgtttttgagtaATCTTAGagtaaaattacttaatacaaaaaaaaaaaaataaagaataatatttttgagggtatgatatattgatttgtctaaataatgtttcaaaacaacttaaacataattttaatttacaacaattttttttttactttgaaagttgaatacaaaatcaaataacaataaaatataaaatagatatatcatTCAAAGCAGAGCAAGAGGGCATGGGCCAGGGTGCAATTCTAAGGgggcataaatttaaatagtagttAGGTATAAGTTTTTCATCAGTgggtatgtaataatttttaatgtaatatttgaaaaatgtaaatttatattaacaattatctaCAGTAGagtcttgttttatttttattgtataaaaattatttatgttaaggcTGTTAGAgcacaaaatttgaaatattgacaATTCATTTGCATGTATatcttaatacaataatatttatatattatatgtataattgatatgtgtggtaatatcataaaatatgtaggctAggcatgtatgtatttataatataactgtaccTATACGAAATGTACATGGCTTttcaaatgcatatttatCATTGGGGAAGGGGGTACAAATGCAGTGGTTTGTCAAGGGCGCCTGAAAAAAGTGGCTTCcctcaaaaatcataaaaaaactattttaggtGAAAGCATTTTATCTATGTTGCACATGGGTCtgagagagaaaacaaatattgcgcTGAAATCCtcttaacaatttattgtaataaagttTGTTGGttctaatttgaaaaaaaagaagtcTGTATTACCACAGAACCttctttaaatgatataaaaaaataaaaaaatgtatttaaaaagaatatgaTCATTAtgtatggttaaaaataacgaatcaaaatttgaataaattcattattaatgggTAAAATGAGATTGAGCATGCTTTGTGAATCATTCTATACAACTGAATaagtataagttttatttatatgcatgCAAAACTGTGTTCAtacagtatacagtatacacattattttattttaatatagttacaccaaagtattataaaaacattaaagatattttaaagttgcctgtttaattttaatcatatattacacatcaggtattttattttaaataaattttcactatattttatacctaaggtGAGCGTTATGGAATGGCACGGATATCTCATAGATTATTTGTCTATTAGTATACTcacctaaactttaaatacttataagttataactcataaaatattgtatgaatttcaatttttacgtatcaaaatattatatttcagataataaaatttaatatgtatattgtcattcaaaaaagtataaacttaaaaaactataacaataaaattactaacaatataatatattttttttatgatgttttattcgctagaaattatgtaaaaaaattattttcataaatattgatagattttgaaataatgagtgttattTGACGAAAGAATCGCCcagtataataagttataaatgttataattaaaaaaaaaaactcataatATCTAGCTAGGTTTACCTATAATCTGTTTAACAAAAGAATATATCTAAAGACATCCTGCGATCAAGATCGATTCCACTTTCAGATTTTTATCGGATTGTAGCATTGTCTTTTGATGGACAGAATATAGATctgattacattataaatatgcattgctaagttaacattttaaactttattaatatcagaaatattcattttgtaaaatagttatttaataatataatttttctgatgaaaaaaaattaaaaataatgctcgcacttatgatatttaacttaaaattgttgCTATTGTTTGCTAGCAGCACTATTTTTAGTCTATTAGAAGTTGAAACTTGAAAGTAAtgcaattaaattatcttgttattttattttggaatgtacatttttgtttgtttgctTGTATCACAATAGAAATGAATTACTTGGTCTTGCTGGCATGGTAAAAATTACCAATCCTGATGTTGGACCAGAACCAGTGAACAGGAACTTATCAACTAGTCCATCCCCAACTAATAGTACCAAAAGGTTTTTATATtaggaattatatttataattcaatttgtacctaatttatttttaatttatttttcaacagaAGTTCAGCTGGTGCAACTTTATCTTCAGCCACTAGAAGTCTTCCTGATTTACCTGTTGAAACGCCTAGGGGTTCAGATGCTATTGCCACTGCTGTTTGGTATGGCGGTGATACCAATTCTGAACTGTATGCTACAgttgaagaaaataaaaatggcatCAAAGGGGACTCTTCAAAATATGTCAATAACACAATGTCTCCTTCTAGTGGCACTACAGCTTCCAAAAGTGAATGTGTCTATGCCTGTGTAAACAAGGAAAACCCATATGACAAATTACAACAGGAACATCCATATGCTAAAGTTGGTGTACATAATACAACTAATCAGTATCCTGGTTCCCaaaggtaattaatatttgtttatggaTAAGTCCACATTATACTTcaaaagtgtatattattttaaaaattaacattatagatCAGAAAAAGCCAGTAGTTTGACTGGGTCAATAGAATTGGATGTAATTGACAGGGCGCCTGATCAAGATATAGCAGCAGCTAGTGTGATTGCAGGCGATGAAGCTGCTAGTATTAACATTCCTTACATGACTCCACCAGTAGGACCTATAGAACATCCATTAAATGTGCAACCAAGGCAGGGACATTACAGTGGCGATTCACATGATTCTAGTagtaagaatataaataaaataattgtttaaatattttttttaatattttaaccaaattTCAGAAGGATACACAAGTATCAGTGTTCGAGAACCATTATCAAGGATCATGTCCAGTGTTAGAAATGGCGGTATATCATCAGATCCTCATTATGCTTTTGTTTCAGATGATTCTGGTATGTAATATggctttatttaaatatttaaatatcctataataaaaacatatttttaatttgtacagaTGAAATGTATGCAGCTATTATTGACCCAagcaataatgtatatactagtGGAAGTGAAACATATGCTCAGATACCTAGTGCAATTAATATGCCAGTTGCTTTAACAGGTCAAGCATATAAAGCTTCTACATCGCACATTAATGGACCTGAACAAACACATTCCAGACAaggtaattgttttaataatttataaacatatattcatatttcatagtataaataatatagaaatgtaatatatcaattttattcgtAGACTCTTCATCAAGTGCTGTTAGTTCCAATTCTCCTAAGCCTGAAAAACGACCAGCCAATTCACCTCTACCTAAACCTCCAGAATACTTGGACGAAATGTATGCTAAAGTTATGAAGAAACGTAATGACTCACCTGAACAAACATCTCCGATTGTAACTTCCCTGTATGATGAAGGTATTTATGATAGATTAGTTGAACCTAAAAAGACGTCAGATGTTGATCCTAATTACGAAGAGTTACGACCTACTAGTCATGGTTATGctcggataaaaaaaattgacaaaccATCTGAACCAGACTATGCAAGCTTGACTAGGACAATGACCGTTGAATATGTTGAAAATGATCCAAATTATGAAAGTTTAAAAGTAGACTTAAACGAAATTAATCACAATTCGATTTATTCAGAAGTGA contains the following coding sequences:
- the LOC113556455 gene encoding uncharacterized protein LOC113556455 isoform X3 → MMFEDSLIWFVSGGLLFTTVILIVACICGCHKSIPKSSAGATLSSATRSLPDLPVETPRGSDAIATAVWYGGDTNSELYATVEENKNGIKGDSSKYVNNTMSPSSGTTASKSECVYACVNKENPYDKLQQEHPYAKVGVHNTTNQYPGSQRSEKASSLTGSIELDVIDRAPDQDIAAASVIAGDEAASINIPYMTPPVGPIEHPLNVQPRQGHYSGDSHDSSKGYTSISVREPLSRIMSSVRNGGISSDPHYAFVSDDSDEMYAAIIDPSNNVYTSGSETYAQIPSAINMPVALTGQAYKASTSHINGPEQTHSRQDSSSSAVSSNSPKPEKRPANSPLPKPPEYLDEMYAKVMKKRNDSPEQTSPIVTSLYDEGIYDRLVEPKKTSDVDPNYEELRPTSHGYARIKKIDKPSEPDYASLTRTMTVEYVENDPNYESLKVDLNEINHNSIYSEVNKR
- the LOC113556455 gene encoding uncharacterized protein LOC113556455 isoform X1, whose protein sequence is MMFEDSLIWFVSGGLLFTTVILIVACICGCHKSIPKNELLGLAGMVKITNPDVGPEPVNRNLSTSPSPTNSTKRSSAGATLSSATRSLPDLPVETPRGSDAIATAVWYGGDTNSELYATVEENKNGIKGDSSKYVNNTMSPSSGTTASKSECVYACVNKENPYDKLQQEHPYAKVGVHNTTNQYPGSQRSEKASSLTGSIELDVIDRAPDQDIAAASVIAGDEAASINIPYMTPPVGPIEHPLNVQPRQGHYSGDSHDSSKGYTSISVREPLSRIMSSVRNGGISSDPHYAFVSDDSDEMYAAIIDPSNNVYTSGSETYAQIPSAINMPVALTGQAYKASTSHINGPEQTHSRQDSSSSAVSSNSPKPEKRPANSPLPKPPEYLDEMYAKVMKKRNDSPEQTSPIVTSLYDEGIYDRLVEPKKTSDVDPNYEELRPTSHGYARIKKIDKPSEPDYASLTRTMTVEYVENDPNYESLKVDLNEINHNSIYSEVNKR
- the LOC113556455 gene encoding uncharacterized protein LOC113556455 isoform X2, whose protein sequence is MMFEDSLIWFVSGGLLFTTVILIVACICGCHKSIPKNELLGLAGMVKITNPDVGPEPVNRNLSTSPSPTNSTKRSSAGATLSSATRSLPDLPVETPRGSDAIATAVWYGGDTNSELYATVEENKNGIKGDSSKYVNNTMSPSSGTTASKSECVYACVNKENPYDKLQQEHPYAKVGVHNTTNQYPGSQRSEKASSLTGSIELDVIDRAPDQDIAAASVIAGDEAASINIPYMTPPVGPIEHPLNVQPRQGHYSGDSHDSSRYTSISVREPLSRIMSSVRNGGISSDPHYAFVSDDSDEMYAAIIDPSNNVYTSGSETYAQIPSAINMPVALTGQAYKASTSHINGPEQTHSRQDSSSSAVSSNSPKPEKRPANSPLPKPPEYLDEMYAKVMKKRNDSPEQTSPIVTSLYDEGIYDRLVEPKKTSDVDPNYEELRPTSHGYARIKKIDKPSEPDYASLTRTMTVEYVENDPNYESLKVDLNEINHNSIYSEVNKR
- the LOC113557297 gene encoding LOW QUALITY PROTEIN: uncharacterized protein LOC113557297 (The sequence of the model RefSeq protein was modified relative to this genomic sequence to represent the inferred CDS: deleted 2 bases in 2 codons), coding for MRKSIILIFLLLCYYASAYSRSNENETLKKKISLNNEPEFNVRHLNKPFKINKLNLVWSKAKQRCSEPELRSLLSELRIHDEDERELKMYKTKNLDKDGEMESIVRKKLLGILDRYKLSYHFDETEPQINQTNFETQVHVSGDSSKVVDKYLLHDKRLNQLWDQAKQSGFTNIELIALKDEFLSHQKKIDEFYSLTNEIEHMQNDIPIAISKKGLKDDFNSLHESRGFTDFSHKQRNLQNRIHDIKDSFDRLHRLSLTGPNSEEFVEPKVQEIWIKAQQTNFSKDELQILHDELKEYERRLLKLRHFNVDLAAGNEHNDIEKKIKKESRNVQKLHKILEDKIHKRREEL